Sequence from the Macaca fascicularis isolate 582-1 chromosome 16, T2T-MFA8v1.1 genome:
GCACTGAAActaggagaaaagagaaatgtatgGTGGCAGCCAAGCAACCTTTTCTACTACAAAGGGCAAACCAGGAGGGCTGGAAATGTGAATAAGGAATATAGTGCACTGCAGCAAGAGTTGGGATATATAACCCCTAAGATCTTACACAGCCCTGAGATGCTATTATTTCTATGAGTGTTGATGCCACCACTTATGAGCACTGGGGTTCAGGATACATTTATAGGTGGTGGTGGTCTGAGAAACCAAATCAGTTTCTCTTACTCAATGCCACTGATCAAATCTTATTAGAGTCTGATGTGAGGAGGACACATTTCTCCTATCCATCATTAAAGGGTTCTCAGACATGGAAAAGCAAATTCTTGAATaataaagggaaggagaaggctcatggaagagaaaaagaagggaatagCTTAGAAGTTGCACAGAGTACAAAGGTAAATATATAAGCCTGTTGTCTTCAAATATGTTCTTATGATTCCCAAATGTATATGCCTGTCTTCTCTTCTGAGCTTGCAATTCTTGTGCTGGACAGCTCCACTTAGATCTCTCAAAGGAACCACAACAGGAATATTGCTAACTCTATCCTGAACCTGCTTTTTCAGCCATGCTTATCTCCACTGTGGGCATCAACTTCCAGTAATCTACTGCATCCCTTCCTCATTTTTTACCTGTATTATCAGGACAGCTTCCAAATTGCTTTTCCTGCGTCCAGTCCAGTGTTCCCTACTCCATTTGACTCAGAGATTCAGCAAACATGTAAAACTGACAGTGTCTTCTCCTGATTAAAACCCACCAATAATTCCCCAGCAATTGTAGAATAAATTCAAGTTCTTTGCAAGGGAGGGATTCAACGCCCTCCTCCTAGCCTTATTTGGTAGACTCCTTCAGGGTTCATGCTAAACTGCTTGCACCCCTGCTCACACACCCTTACCACTTCCTGTCTTTCTGGTTCTGCTAAGGATGTTCCCTCTGCTGGGGGCCTCCTTTCCCTCTTGTTTGCTGTATGAACTCATAATCCATTCTTCAAGATTCTGCTCTACCTCAATGTGAAAGCTACCTTTGACCCCCATCTGTCCCCTTGCAGGGCTAGGCTGGGTGCCTGTCTTCTGTTCTCAGAGCACTCTGCCCGCCTTTATTATGAGACATAACCTTGCCATGTGGAAATCATTTGTTTATCTGTCTCCCTAATGGTCTACAAGGTCCCCCTCTTTGAGGAAAGGGACTCTCTTATTCATTCTGCTGGCAGAGAGTAGGCACTAAACAAATGTTGGTTGTACAGAATGTTTAAGAAGAAGGTAGCAGCTGAGAAGTTAAGGGAACGGGAGGAAGtgcagaggaagagggagggaatggAGACAGGAGCGAGTGGGGAGCTGTGGGGATAGTCTGTGCACCGCGCGccccccctccccagcccctagTCAGTATCAGGATCTCCCTCTCGTGTCTTGGAGTCTGAGTTCCAGCTCCAATATATCCATTCCACGTTTCCCAAAAGAGGAACTCTTCTGTTCCTGCATAGGGATCCCTTGTTTGGGTCACACGTGAGTGGGACTGAACAGAAAGTCTCAGAGAAGATTCTCTACCGCCCTCGCTCTGACAGCCTGTTCCCTGCCTTCAGTTCCCTGCCTTCAACCAAAGCACGCTGGTCACGCAGGCAGAGTCTCGGTCTTGGCCATCGCTTTTTGTTCCCAGTTCCCCCTACCTCCTCCAAGGACACATACCACGGATGGTACTATGATTCTCTTTTGGGGTGGCCTCATAGCTGTGAAAGTTACTCAGGCCTCCTTTCCACAGACCCAGACACGCAACTACCCCGAAAGCACCCCCGCCTGGCACCTCCATCCTCCTCACCTTCCATAGTAGCTGCAGCACAGAGATTTCAACACAGGGGTTACAAAGCTGAGTCTCAGAGGTTCAGACAGCTTTCTAATGGCCTCCAGGCTCcgcagggggtggggggggaaaTAGTCTAGCAAAGAGTTGCCATCCAGTGCTGGGGCTGTCCAGCGCCTTTCTGCGCAGTGGGGACGGGGTTGGGGAAAGAGTGACCAACAGGAAGAGAGTGTAGGCTCAGCTCACGGGTCGAGCAACAGCCTCAGACAAGCCACTTGACCCATGGACTCAGTTTGGGAACCTGTAGCAATGGGTTTGACCTCTTCTCCTGGCTGCGAGTATCACCACCAGGGAGAGGCAAAGGCTTGCAGAAACCCCAACTCCCGCTCTGGCAGCGCGCTGCCCCAGGCTCCGGTAGGGTGGGGACTGGTCTCGAGGGCTGGAGGGGGCAATGGCAAGAGAGGTCTGTCCCTGCCGCGGGCCGGCTGCAGAGCGGACGTTCAGCCCTGCTCCGACCCCACTTGGCCCACCCGGTTCGCTGTGTTCATTAACTGCTGTCCCGACCTTTCGTGACGCGGAGCTTCAACTGCTGAGATCGCGGAGAAGCAAAAAGGAGTCCCTTTGCCCCGCACCCTGAGCGCCCAGGCGTGCAAACGTGGGCGGCGGAGAGCGgttgccctcccctcccctctctcccctcccctctcccccctcccctcgCGGCGCTCCCGTGTGTGCgggtgtgtgagtgcgtgtgtctCCCTCGCTCCCTCTCGCACACGTTCCGGCACTAGTGCAGGCGGCGAGCCGGCGGCTTtccgctcgctcgctcgctccgGCCGCTGCGCTCCCGCCTCGCCccggcgccgccgccgccgccgcctctgcagtcgcagccgggcatggtgagtGAGTGAGGTCCAGCCGCCGCGCGCTCCCCCGGCTCGCCGCCGGACCCCAACCTCAGCCGGCTCCGTCCCAGGGAGCCAGCCTGCGGCGGGAGCGCGCTGCGGGGCCGGGTGGCTGGGGAACCCGGGCGGCCGAGCTGAGCCTGGAGGGGCGGCCCGTGCGCCCTCGGTTCCAGGCGCGCAGGGCCGCGGGACCCCGTCTTGGGAGCGGGCTCTAAGCCCCTCTCGGCCCCAAGCCTCTCTCCTCGAGGGCTGCGCGCACCCTCCCTGCCCGCCTACCCGCGGTTCCCCTCCTGCTCCCGGAGCGCCAGTCGCCCCACCCCGTGACCGGCTCCCCGTCTTGTCCCGCAGGACCCGCCCGGACGGGACcacgccgccgccgctgccgccgccgccgccgcccggaGCCGCGCTTCGGGTCCTGCCTGAGTCGAGCCGAGCTTGGGGCCGCCGTCACCGCCGGCGGGGGATGGGGCTACCCGGGAGGCGCGCCGAGCCCGCAGGGGGAGCGCGGAGCCGGCGCGCAGCCTGAGAGCCCGAGCAGCCCGCGCCGGTCCGGTCCGTGCGCACcgcgcgccgccgccgccactgCTGCCCGCGCCTCGATGGCGCCATCGCCCCGGCGCCGCTGACCACTCCGCGCCTCCAGCCCGGCCCGCGCGGCGGGTCCTCAGAGCCCGGCCCGCCGGGGGAGCGGCCTGCCGCGGAAGCCTCCCCGCGCCCTCCCGCCCGGCCCCACCATGGCGCTGCGGcgcctcctgctgctgctgctgctttcgCTGGAGTCCCTGGACCTGCTGCCCAGCGCCCACGGAGCCCGCGGCCGCGCCGCCAACCGGACCCTGAGCGCAGGCGGCGCTGCCGTCGGGGGCCGGAGGGCCGGGGGCGCCCTGGCACGGGGCGGCCGCGAGCTGAACGGTACCGCCCGGGCGCCCGGAGTCTCGGAGGCGGGAAGCCGGCGGGGGCAACCCGCGGCGGCtgtggcggcggcggcagcggccaGCGCGACCGTCACCTACGAGACGTGCTGGGGCTACTACGACGTGAGCGGCCAGTACGACAAGGAGTTCGAGTGTAACAACAGCGAGAGCGGCTACCTGTACTGCTGCGGCACCTGCTACTACCGCTTCTGCTGCAAGAAGCGCCACGAGAAGCTGGACCAGCGCCAGTGCACCAACTACCAGAGCCCGGTGTGGGTACAGACGCCCAGCACCAAGGTGGTGTCGCCGGGGCCCGAGAACAAGTACGACCCGGAGAAGGACAAGACCAACTTCACCGTCTACATCACCTGCGGGGTGATCGCCTTCGTCATCGTGGCCGGCGTCTTCGCCAAGGTCTCCTACGACAAGGCCCACCGCCCTCCGCGGGAGATGAACATCCACAGGTGAGAGCGCCGTGTGCCGCGCGCCCTGGTGTCCCCGCGGCCTCACCCTCTCAACTTGCTTCCCCTGTCCTCTTCACTCTTGGCCTCGCCACACCTCCCCTGGCCCTCTTAAGTTATTTCCACCATCGCTCCTTTTGCATGCAATAAATCAGGGTCTTCTTGTGCCCCCTCCTCCATTTCTTCAGAACCGAGAATGCATGCTTTGGTGGTAGGGGGATTTACAAGGCAGAGTAAGAAATTGGTAGAGTGCGTGCAGTTCCAAGTGTAAGAATGTTACAAATTCTGTAATCCTGGATGAGGATCCAGCGTTCTGCTTTCCTTTCCTGGCACGTGGGCACTTTGGTGTAGGTTCTTAATGGCATTTAGTTTTTTGAGTGAAATCGGAGTGTCATCTTCAATTTAGGAAACTGACCAATGTTGGAACCTTACTGAAAGTGGTACCGGGTGGCTTAGTGTCAACTGAGACGTTCTTGTACACTAGGAATTGGGGTTTTATAGAAAGGATGCCTCCTGCCGGAAGTAGAGATAAAGATTTCTCCATTCCATGTTGACCAAGCACAGATGGTGTCTCCTCATTGCATCCTGAGAAGTGGGATGTGTATCTTTCCTGCTGAGACTGGAGGACTTGTTCTTTGAAACCCTGTAGTTAGAACTTTGACTTAACAGTTCTTGCCTGTGTTAAATCTGGTGGGGCATCTTTCATTGCTTACATTCGAGAGGGAGTGGGGGCTACCTCCTACCAAAACTTACGCCAAGAGCTCAAACTATGGCAGTCCCTGGTTCCACTCTGAATCCTGCCCCGAGGCACCATCTTGCCCCCACAGTGAGCCCTTGGGGAGGTCAAAGCCAAGGGGACGACAGAAACCCAGCCTCCCCTTAGAACTCTAGGAATGACACACCCAGGGGATGCAGAGTTAGCTTGGCTTCCAGTCCCCTCATGTTGATGGATGTCTGGACGTGGTGCGAGAGTCCTCTCAGGGAACAAACGCTGCCCCAGGAGATGCCTCCATTTCTGGTGCATGGTGTGAGCACTGCCCTAGTCACCATGACCACCCCCCAGACTACTGTTTGTCGGTCAGCCCTGCAGGCCCCCACACTGACCCATTCACCTTGAGCTCTTCTCTGCGTCCTGGTTGTTATCCTTACCACCTGAAAACCTCCTTCCTCGCTCCTGTGTACATTAATCACCCCTGCCTTGCTGAAGAGAAAGGCAGATAGAAATTTCTAGGCATATTAaaagagctgatttttttttttcctgcttgatACTGTGGGTGTTGAGAGAAATGATACTCCCTGGCAGGTTTTATTGAGTCAAATCCACAAAGGGTGGGTACCTCAAACTCGGGTGCTGGAATTGGAGTGATTCCAAAGGGAGGCCTCGGTCATCCTGAGGCACCTCCACCCTGTCTCCCACCCGCAGCTCATGTCTCAGATAGTGCAGTAAGTATCCTCCTGTGTGAGAAACAGCCTGTGGTCAGTCTTGGCTCTCAAATGCAGGAGACAAGTGGGATGGTGAGCAAAATAAAGGCAAGACACTGTGTCTTTTGCATCTTGTCGGCAAAGAATTTTCTCTCTTGGCTCAGcgtagaaagaagagaaggaattgCCTATGGGCAGGTGCTGTCCTGAAGCAGATATGCTGGTCGTTATCATCGTTACACCTCTGCCTCAAGACTTGGAGGCTTGtctccttttccccttcccctgtGGCCTTGGCCTCTCATTAAACCTTCTGCTCTGACCACAGCTGCTTGCTGGTTGATTCCTACACATCTTTCTTTAAGATACTTTCTTCCCTGAACCATTGTTACCTGTACTCAGGGAAAACTGCCTGCTGCCCTGACACTTCCGCCTCATACAGAGTTTATTCATCATCGCCTGAGATGATACGGAGGGCGGTGTCCTCAAATGCTGACAGCAGGCATCTTTGGATGCTGGCATTGGCACATGACCCTGGAGAGGTCACGTTCCCTCTTGGTGTTttttcccctccccaccaccctgaCGCCCCTTACGCCAAACTAGGGTGAAGGTGATGACACCATTGGGGCAACTTCTCTCTGGGGTTGGGGAAGCGGAGTAACCACGGGAAGGGAGATGAATTTCAGGCCTCAGAACATTATGCAAATGTGGGATGTTTCCCCCTCAAGTTCACCTCCTGATTTTATTCAGTTCACAGCCTCTCTTCCAGCAGCTGCAGTCTTGCCTGATCAGTGCTTTGGAAACCATCATATCCGCGCCTGTTGGGTAGGGGACAATGCCTGTCTGTGTGTGGTGGGGCGGCAGGGGGGACAGAGCACGGGCGATCCCTCTACGACACTCTAtgaatgaccttgggcaggtcaggAAAACTTATTTTTCAGTTCTGGGTAACTCAAGCACAGCAGTGTCCCAACTTAACCTCTTGCTTCCGGGGCACGTCAGGGTGAGTGTGCAAGTTGCTGTTAGACTCCTGGGGGTGAACGCAACTACACCACTCCTCTCGCTTTGCTCACACCTGAGAGGCCGCCGTGTGTCCTTCCGGGGAGCATTTTTTGTGCAGACTGCCTTGTTGGGCGATCGGGGTAGGGAACAGGAGGGAgtgatggagaaagagagaaacagtcACACCATGTGAGTTTTTCTTagggaaggtggggaggagaaAGAATGTACACTCTTGAGAGGTCAAGAGAGGAAGTGAAGGTGCATGCAGTTACATATTCCTTGAAATAGTTGGGCAAAGATGTTTCCTGTCTGAACAGGAAAGACAAGCTGGTTTCAATGTGTGCTTCTCCCTAAAGATGATAGCTGGGCAGGCAGGGGCTGAGTCTGAGGGAGTTTCAGTGAGAACAGCCTCATTGGAGAGGGACGTTTGTGGGAGTGTGAGCAGGGGTGAAGGGAAGGGACGGACCATCTGCGTCTGCCTCGGTGCTCCCAGGCTGGACAGCCCTCCGCCTGCCCATGCACACACATTCCTTAGGGTAGGACTTCCTTTCATCTCTCTACTCCTTCAGGGAAGAACAGATTTCATTATTTCCAGAAGTGATTAGACCTTGCTGTCGTGTTTCTGAGTGAGAAATGAGTGTCTGTGGGGGAAACTATCAGCTCCCTAGTGATTCTAACAGATGAGTACCAAGTCCGACTCAGCTAGCTGAACTCcgtggaggaggaagagatgagCACAGGATTGAAAGGCAGAGCTGGGTGCTGGATGTGGTCAGAGAGCCCCAGGGCAGCCGTGCCTACCTTTGCCAACTGGAAGCCCAATTCCCACCAGGCTCCCCACTTTACTTTTCCCCTTCTTCCAAACTGCCTGGGCTCAGGCTCAAGCTGCAGCCATCCCCAGATTTTCCTATTTCCTGAGTGATTTCCGCACAGCTCCCCCGAGGGGCCCTTTGTTCTGGGAGGGCCGCCAAGGGCACGGGCTGAGCCCAGGAAATAGTCTGGGAGCCTGGTCCTTTTTGACATTCCTTTTCGTGCTAGCTGTCTCACATCTAAACCTGTTCCTTCCTCCTCGCCCTGAGTTGATTCATTAGTGTCTTGGAGATGAGAATCATTCTGAGGGAGGAACTGTGTGGCTTTTTTTAATGGCTAATTAACAGATGGGTCAGGAAGCTATTAGGATGCTGGAGACGCAGTTGGTGAAATCAGAGCTGCCCTGGGTCCTCCCACTGCCTGCACAGGAGCAGAGGGGATCAAAGAATGTGGGTGGGGTGGCGGTGAGGGGGGATATCTAGGGGTGTGGGAAGAAAAATCCAGATGGATATGAACCGGAAAAAGTATTAGGAGGTGACCCCTTCATCTTGGGTTTGTCCTCTTGCTTGTTTCTAGGGGAAGTCAAGGGAATACTTTGTTCTACTCTTTCTCCCTCCAGAAATTAATTAGAAACTCAAAGAGCTCTGTTCTCTCCTCACAGGCTACATAACTGCAGTGGCAGGGCCCCTTGGCTGGCTGATTTAGTGAGTTCTCTTCCTAGGCTCCTGGGCAACGAATTGTCAAGTCACTGCGTTTTTTGAAGCACTGAGCTCACTATAATGAATTGATCTAAATAGAGAGTCAACTTATTTTTCTACTTCAAatatagaaggaaagaaacaaaaaaacatctCGCTTTGGACTGAAGGTTTTAGCcttgcctttatttctttttaatttgagttaaaaaaaaaaaaaaaaaaaaaaaaaagcagtgctttgtcaggtgtggtggctcacacctgtaatcccagcactttgggaggcctaggtggatggatcacatgaggtcaggagatcaagaccgtcctgtctgacatggtgaaatcccgtctctactaaaaatacaaaaaattagccgggcatggtggcatgtgcctgtaatcccagctactcgggaggctgaggcaggagaattgcttgaacctgggaggcggaggttgcagtgagccaagattgccccactgcactccagcctgggggacagagtgagactcaatctcaaaaaataaaaattaaaaaaagcgCTTGTAGGGAAAGAGGAAAATTGTGGAAGAATTGGAGAAGTCTTATGGAGGAAGGGCTAGGGGAAGGATGCTGGGAAGgcagaaagaagcaaaaatagcAAAAGGAGGAAAGCAATCTGGTGAGAGGTCGATTATTCCCACTGAAGGGACAAAGTGACGTTGCCTGGCCTTTGTGTGCCACGGGCTTGGTTTGTCCTGGCTCTTGCAGACACATGCAGACATTCACTTAACAAATGAGCCCTGCTCACCTTCCCTGGGCAAGATGTGTTTCATACTACACCGTATAAGCTTATAAGACACATGTTGCCTTAGACAGATGAGGTTAGCAGGGTTCCTTCTTGCTTTAGCAGGGGAACCATGCAAATACTTTTCAAATTCCCTAAACTGTACAATTCTCCTTGGTCACATTGCTCACTGTCTTCATGTCCTTTCCTACCCCTCCCCAAGCTCAGAAGGCCTTCACGCCTGTCCTTTTCTCCCCTCTTACCCTACCCAAGGTGGGGAGCACGTTCATTTCTGGGAATCGACTGCTAAGATACCAAGTTTACCCACCGTTGTAGGCTGCCAAGACACAACTAGGGAAAAAAGTCTAATTCATTATTTTCAACTGGTTTTATTAAGAGATCGGATTGACTGTGCAGCGGATTCAAATCAATTGTGCAGGAAACAGTGGTTAAGACAGTTGAGAAAGCGAGCGGATTGAAAGAGGTTAATTCACTAGCTCCAGACGGACAGTCCTACGGATCCGGAATAAAAGGGAACCACAGCAAAAGAAGCTTCATGCTTCCAGTTCCATTGCCTGATTTTCCAGGGACTGGCAGATTGTATTTAGGTCTTCCCTTTCTAACTCAATTTCTGTGGTCTGCGAGGATTCCTACCACGTGCTGGAACTGCTGCCCTGCTCCTGGCCATGGGAGatcacctccctccttccctgctgccCTCGCCTCATTCAGACTCCTGTACCATCCATTTTTGAAATTATAGTGAATTTTGTCTTACAGTTTTGCTCATATCCCTTGATGATATATCACCTGTGGAACCACAAAATGATGATTTCAATTTACAGGAGCGTGAGATGTCTCAGATTGGTTCGTGGTGATGGCAGGGGGTTGTGGTTCGGTGGAATATATGAAGATCTAGACTAAAATTCGTTTTTTAGTTTCTGTTGTAATTTTCCCCCTCTTTTCTTTACCTTGGGAAACTCCACCCCATTATTTCTTCCTGAGTTACATTTATGACTTCACGTCTctagtgtctttctttttttcttttttctttttctttttttttttttttgtgacggaatCTTGCTTAGtggccaaagctggagtgcagtggcgcaatcttggctcactgcaatctccgcctccctggttcaagctattatcccgcctcagcctcccgagtagctgggactacaggtgcgtgccaccacacccagctaattttttgtagttttagtagagacggcgtttcaccttgttagccatcatggtctcgatctcctgacctcatgatctgcccacctcggcctcccaaagtgctgggattacaggtgtgagccaccacgcccagcctctagtgtctttgtttgcagatattGTAGAGGGATAAGAGAGCTGGGTGCGAGAGTTACCAGTGAATCCTCAGACGATCTCAGTCCCTTGAACTCAACCCTTGAGCAAGcctaattttaaaacagttcaggatacattgctattttttttttaatctctcgaAGCGAAACCAGAATCTTCTGAAAAAGCAGGATAGTACCTTCTATTATTTCGTCATCTATTACAGAATTATAACATTTTCATTGCTAGCAATTCATTTAATCTAGTTCCCTAAGTTTACAAGTGAGGCAACTGAAATTCAGAGAGGCTAGATCACAGTGCCAGGGAGCCCAGCTAGTGGGTGGGTGAGCTTGGAGTTGAAGCCAGGGCGCCTGTGTTCTAGTGCTCAGACTCATCTCATTCACTGAAAATATATTCTGCTGCTTTACTCTTTGCACGTTCCTTAGTCATCACCAAATAACTTTGGAATCCTTAGAGAtgtgagttacagctttctcgttTCTTTCCTACGTTTCTGTACCCCTCCTGGTTCACAGTTTCCACTGAATGTCTCCACTAAAATGATTTCCGTCGATCTTCCCCAGTCCTTTTGCAGCTTTTTTTCACGTTCCTTTCTAAAGGGCAATAACCTAATCTGAGCATAATCCTTTTATAAGGTTCTGAGTAATACGGACCATTGAAGAAGGAAAATACAGCACAAGCCAAAGAGTTGTGGACCAGGGCAAAAAGTCACTGAATGAAACTGTGGGCAGAAATCTATCATTAAAAATACACAGTGTGaatgctttctgtctctctcccagaGATGAGTGGAAATGCTGAGACCTGCTGGATCAATGCAGTTTACCTCTGTGAGAGGCCAGAGACCTCCCGCCATCcagtggctctgtgtgtgtgtgtgtgtgtgtgtgtgtgtgtgtatgtgtgtgtgtacatgtgtgtgagtgtgtatatgtgtgtgtgatttcaGGGTTATCTTCCGGGTTGGCCCCCTACATAGAATATAGCTCTGCAAGCCACGGAAGCTCATTCATAGGCGCCAGTTTTGCTCTTTCTCAGCTCTGGGCCCAGATACTGCAGGCTAATGAAACTGGAAATCTGGGCTTACTCATTATGTGAAAATAACCTGTGTGGCATGCAGTCTGGGGGCTTTCCCTGTAATGTGCTTgatattttctttgaaagaacCTGGGTATACATACCCTAATGTGTCACCCTTCCGAGCAGTCACCTTGGGAGGCCACATGCTGATTTTTCTGCAGAAAATGTTCCCACGGTCCCTCT
This genomic interval carries:
- the LOC135967905 gene encoding uncharacterized protein, whose protein sequence is MAPSRRGQQWRRRRAVRTDRTGAGCSGSQAARRLRAPPAGSARLPGRTRSAAPGGGGGGSGGGVVPSGRVLRDKTGSRSRGGATGAPGAGGEPRVGGQGGCAQPSRREAWGREGLRARSQDGVPRPCAPGTEGARAAPPGSARPPGFPSHPAPQRAPAAGWLPGTEPAEVGVRRRAGGARGGWTSLTHHARLRLQRRRRRRRRGEAGAQRPERASERKAAGSPPALVPERVREGARETHALTHPHTRERREGRGERGGERGEGRATALRRPRLHAWALRVRGKGTPFCFSAISAVEAPRHERSGQQLMNTANRVGQVGSEQG